The following are encoded in a window of Pseudomonas multiresinivorans genomic DNA:
- a CDS encoding NYN domain-containing protein, with product MNSGHSEADSRVAVLVDCDNVSPDILEHALRVAAQYGRVVLRRGYGNHATLGNRWQDALVRQAFTPCLQYQYAAGKNTADIALALDAMEALFDERADTFCLVTSDSDFAYLCRKLRERGAVVCIVGESKTPAALRNASDHFSEWSRPELAQDASNDAVAVSAPKKAEPPKSPVKLRPRFVVEAVSLMASNTSDGKVSMGSLGNYLKRTDSAFSPKTYGHSGLLDMIKTYDLLVSIQEPGGHYSVMLAPKSEPLSEEPEATTS from the coding sequence ATGAATTCTGGCCACTCAGAGGCTGACTCGCGCGTTGCGGTGCTAGTGGATTGCGATAACGTTTCTCCGGACATACTCGAACACGCTTTGCGTGTAGCAGCTCAGTATGGGCGTGTGGTGCTCCGCCGTGGATATGGCAATCACGCAACGCTTGGCAATCGCTGGCAAGATGCTCTCGTTCGACAAGCGTTCACGCCGTGTCTGCAGTATCAGTATGCTGCGGGGAAGAACACCGCGGACATCGCGCTTGCTCTTGATGCAATGGAAGCGCTCTTTGATGAGCGTGCTGATACGTTCTGCTTAGTTACGAGTGATTCGGACTTTGCCTATCTGTGCCGCAAGCTGAGAGAGCGTGGGGCTGTCGTCTGCATTGTTGGCGAGTCAAAGACTCCGGCTGCGCTCCGGAACGCGAGTGATCACTTTTCCGAGTGGAGCCGCCCGGAGCTAGCTCAGGATGCGTCAAACGATGCTGTGGCCGTCTCTGCGCCGAAGAAGGCCGAACCGCCAAAATCTCCTGTGAAGCTCAGGCCTCGCTTCGTCGTCGAAGCTGTGTCTCTGATGGCCAGCAATACGAGCGATGGGAAGGTGTCGATGGGCTCTCTGGGCAATTACTTGAAGCGAACTGACTCCGCTTTCTCGCCCAAAACATATGGCCACTCTGGTCTCTTGGACATGATCAAGACCTACGATCTGTTGGTCTCGATCCAGGAACCAGGCGGTCACTACTCGGTGATGCTTGCACCCAAGTCCGAGCCCTTAAGCGAAGAGCCCGAGGCGACAACTAGCTAG
- a CDS encoding histone-like nucleoid-structuring protein, MvaT/MvaU family: MSKIAEFRAAEKALADQIAYLESLKHDGALKKELEFEEKLTKLMKDYDKSLNDVVAILDPSAASNGRRGARAAAPRKTRALKVYKNAETGEVVETKGGNHKILKAWKEKYGADKVESWLQK, translated from the coding sequence ATGTCGAAAATCGCCGAGTTCCGTGCAGCAGAGAAGGCTCTGGCTGACCAAATTGCCTACCTTGAATCGCTGAAGCACGATGGTGCTCTGAAGAAAGAGCTTGAGTTCGAAGAGAAGCTCACGAAACTCATGAAAGATTATGATAAGAGCCTCAACGATGTGGTCGCGATCCTTGATCCGTCTGCCGCATCGAATGGTCGTCGTGGCGCCCGCGCAGCTGCCCCCCGTAAAACCCGTGCTCTGAAGGTCTACAAGAACGCTGAGACTGGTGAGGTGGTTGAGACGAAAGGTGGGAACCACAAAATTCTCAAAGCCTGGAAAGAGAAGTACGGCGCAGATAAAGTCGAGTCGTGGCTTCAGAAGTAA